In Arthrobacter sp. Marseille-P9274, the genomic stretch TGGGCCGGGTCGAAGCTGATCCCGAAATCGCCGGCGTGGGTCGCGAGCAGCAGCCGCATTTCGGTCTCGGTAAGCGGTTTGAACTCGTGGACGAAGCCGATCCGCGAGTAGAGCTGGGCATAGCGGGCGAGGCGCTTCTCCAAGCCCGGCATACCCATCAGGATCAGCCCGAAGCCGTGGCGATCGGCCATGTCGCGGAGATGTTCGAGCGACTTTATGGTCAGGCGGTCGGCCTCGTCGACGATGACGAGGGGGCAGGCGATGCGGGCGGCGTCATGGGTGATTTCGTCCTGCGAGCCGCCCGCGACCGTCAGCCGGGCATAGCCCAGCTTAATGAGGTTGAGGCCCAACACCGCGTCGATCGTCTTGGGCGTGTTGCTGACCGACACGGTGTAGAAGACGGCGCGGCAGCGAGCGACCTTTTCGCCAAGGAGCGCGGCAATGGGACGGAGCGCGGCATATCCCCCCAGGTCGGGGAAGCTGGAAAACTCGCGCGCCGATCGCGTCTTTCCGACGCCCGGCCGGCCATGACACACGCCGATATAGCGGTAGTGCGCGCAGGCTTCGGCAAACTCGACGAACCGGGCATGTTCGCGGGTCGCCAGGAACGGCTGCTCGACCAGGAACTCAATCGTCAGCGGCGTAGAGCCGGAGCCCTCGGTAGGTGGTGGGCCGGGAAGCCGTATCCTCTTGGTCGCCATCGAAGGTCTCCGTGGGGGCAGGCACCTGCTTGTCGCGCTCCTTCGCGCCGCGCCGGGCGCGCTGGATCGCGCGCAACGACGGGTGCCCAGCGTGCTCGGAGCTGAGCGCACGGCAGACGAACCGGCCCTGGTGGTAGACGTGGATCTCGGTCAGGTCGCGGGGGTCATAGACCGCCTCGACCTGCTCGCCGACGAAGGCCGCGAGCGTGGGTTCGACATAGCGCCTGCCCATCAGACGGATGCCGTCGCGCAGCACTTTACGGGGCTTGGGCACGTGCACGAGCAGCATGTCGAGCTGTTCAAGGCTGTCGGGCATTGCGGGCAGGAACCCGCCCTTCTGCCAGCGCGTGATCGGCGGTTCGCCGGTGCTGCCATGCGGGCGACGATGATAGACGCCGCACACGAACGCCTCGAAGCGGGCGCGCAGCTCGTCGAGCGTGAGCACTGGCGCCGACAGCGGCTTGCCCGCGATCAGGTGGCCGGGCAGGTCGGGCAGGAACATGTCGTTGATGGTGCGGAACAGCCGCTCGATCTTGCCGCGCCCGCGAGGACGCCCCGGCAGCGAATGGATGAGGCGGATTTTGAGGGCGATGCACGCCTGCTCGATATGCTCGGAGATGAAATCCGAGCCGTAGCACATTGGGAAGCTGCCCCTCGAAGGCAGCATTCGCCTTGATGGAGACAAGGGCGCGTAGCGCCCGACGGCTTCATCAAGGCGGCCATGACCGGCCAGCAGGTCACTAAAGTGAAGTTGTCGACTCAACACTTTGGAGACTGACCGACCATGACCAAGCGCAGTTCTACTCCGGCCGATGCCGTGCTGGTAGCCATCGATATGTCCAAGCACCGCCAGGAAGTGCTGATCGAACGCCCGGAGGGCGGACGACGTCGCCGCATGACAGTCATGGCTACCAAGGCTGATTACGACCGCCTCGCGGACGATCTGGCAGCCATCGGCAGACCTATCGTCGTTGGCTTTGAGGCCACCGGCAACTACCACCGTACGCTGGCGCACCGACTGCTAGCTGCGGGTTTCGAGCTGCGCCTGATTTCGTCGGTCGCCTTGGCACGGACGCGTGAGGCGTTGCATAATGGCTGGGACAAGAACGATTCCAAAGACGCCCAGGTAATTCTGCACATGCTCCAGATCGGCGCCACTCAGCGCTACGTCGACCCGCTGGCCGCCGGCATCAACGACCTGCAGGAGATGTCGAAGACGCACGAGGCCATTTCCAAGGCGAAGACGCAGACCTGGCACCGCATCCTGACCCATTACCTGCCTTTGTATTTTCCCGAGATCGAACGTTTTGCGGGCAACAGCCGGTCCGACTGGTTCCTGGCTCTGCTCGAACGGTTTCCGACACCGGCCAGCATGACGACGCTCGGTCAGGAGGCCTTCACGCGCGAGGCCTGGTCACTGGTCGGCCGCAAGGTCTCCAAGGCCCGCTTAATCAACGATATCTACGAGACGGCCTGCGCCTCGGTTGCACTGCCGGTCGACGAGGAATCCGTCGCGGTCGCCATGTTCCGCATGGTCATCGCACAAGCCCGCAGCCTGATCCGGCAACGCGATGAGATCGAGCGGACCGCCAATGCCATGCTCAGCGAGAACCGCGACTATCAGCTCCTGCGCATGATCCCCGGGATCGGCCCGATCAACGCGCTGACGATCCTCGCCGAGGCTGGCGATCTTCGGCGCTTCAACCATCATCGCCAGTTCCTGAAGTTTTGCGGGCTCGACCTGGCCACCTGTCAGTCAGGCACCTTCCGAGGCCGAACCAAGCTCTCGAAGTACGGCAATGCCCGGCTACGCCGCACCTTCTGGATGGCGACCCAGGTCGCCATTCGCCAGCGCGACAACAGTTTCCGCGACAAGCTTGGTCGCTATGTGGCCGGCCACGGCAACGACCCTGATCGCCGCCGCAAGGCGATGACCGCACTCACCGCCAAGATGGCGCGCGTCGCGCACGCCGTCATCAAGACGGGAACCGAGTACCGTCCGTTCGTCGAACGGACGGACACCAGATGGAAGGACCCCTCTCTGTGGAGCCGTGAGGGCGCAGCCGCGACCCTGTAGATAATGTTCGGGCCTTCCATCTGGCATCC encodes the following:
- a CDS encoding AAA family ATPase, yielding MATKRIRLPGPPPTEGSGSTPLTIEFLVEQPFLATREHARFVEFAEACAHYRYIGVCHGRPGVGKTRSAREFSSFPDLGGYAALRPIAALLGEKVARCRAVFYTVSVSNTPKTIDAVLGLNLIKLGYARLTVAGGSQDEITHDAARIACPLVIVDEADRLTIKSLEHLRDMADRHGFGLILMGMPGLEKRLARYAQLYSRIGFVHEFKPLTETEMRLLLATHAGDFGISFDPAQLDAIEAQAAVIRITRGNFRLMERLFAQMRRIMTLNRVEEVTADIVQAARDCLVIGPGN
- a CDS encoding Mu transposase C-terminal domain-containing protein, translating into MCYGSDFISEHIEQACIALKIRLIHSLPGRPRGRGKIERLFRTINDMFLPDLPGHLIAGKPLSAPVLTLDELRARFEAFVCGVYHRRPHGSTGEPPITRWQKGGFLPAMPDSLEQLDMLLVHVPKPRKVLRDGIRLMGRRYVEPTLAAFVGEQVEAVYDPRDLTEIHVYHQGRFVCRALSSEHAGHPSLRAIQRARRGAKERDKQVPAPTETFDGDQEDTASRPTTYRGLRLYAADD